In one Massilia endophytica genomic region, the following are encoded:
- a CDS encoding TonB-dependent receptor yields MAQSNATGNIYGTIESSAGATVNMTNLETGLKRSTTAEASGRYQVTALPTGRYRVELVRNGATVQTQEVEVLAGQGTNASFGGAIASVQVTGRRSRIDVSNTNNGAVFSAKELAKLPVQTNLTSIVLLAPNTTRADAAYGGASFGGGGASENAFYMNGFPITNPLSQLGSMELPFGAIQQASVLTGGFGAEFGRSIGGVMSVTTKSGTNNWEAGAMYSIEPNSMRASRRNIYYANTGDPANAGTDGKLHFRRDLDEINVHQYGAYVGGPIIKDKLFMFFAAEQLITKNANLQMGSDATTIERDGWRNRRSLESRWVGKIDFNLTDDHRFEFTSAGNDWRERIQRSGFTLDGTDKAAALASLSGKPNGVLYSSLTTRNPGPLDTNPGIPGAKVNALKYTGQLTDDLVLTAMYGTLKSERGVSYEKGFSGSTVPPDVTVPSVSNRVPELNAQGLYKQMNPFPGNVSTPGQDEVKSFRLDVEWKLNNHTVRAGLDSNDIEIDGAGRVTSGGSRWTYRKVAAGSEFKPVNLSSGRPAIVGNFGGFGTRGYYARQRVFSSITDASAEQTAQYIEDRWQATKNLLVTVGLRNEEYSNTTGDGDKFIDMKHQIAPRFSASWDVNGDSSLKVYGSAGRYHLQLPAQVAARAASRSTLTDQDFTYTGIDPLTGAPTGLTPINTPASPDGETGTKKNPRSVVAQDLKPNYQDELTLGFEKAFSPDLNVGAKVTYRKLGAGIDDSCDTRPLYDYAVKHGIEVHSKDFINCYIFNPGEDVDLWIDGHDALGNPIVTGKGVVAHFTAAELGFPKAKRTYSALDLFAEHPLRNGWYGRVNYTWSRSKGNMEGQTRSDTGQADVGTSAGWDFPEFAAYTDGLLPNDRKHQLKLFGFYQLTPELSLGGNAVLQSGRPKVCLGTNVDAENGELFGDLGHEYGGPGYGAEYFWCGGKPAPRGTLGRLPMEKRLDLNLTYAPNYVKGLALKVDVFNVFNSQRVVARQETYDDGSGETIQANYGEPRTFQAARSVKLSVEYNHKF; encoded by the coding sequence ATGGCTCAGTCGAACGCGACCGGTAACATCTACGGTACGATCGAATCGTCGGCTGGCGCCACCGTCAACATGACGAATCTGGAAACCGGCCTGAAGCGTTCGACGACCGCCGAGGCCAGCGGCCGCTACCAGGTGACGGCTCTCCCAACCGGCCGCTACCGCGTCGAGCTGGTGCGCAACGGCGCCACCGTGCAGACCCAGGAAGTGGAAGTGCTGGCCGGCCAGGGTACCAATGCCTCCTTCGGCGGCGCTATCGCCTCCGTGCAGGTGACCGGCCGCCGTTCCCGCATCGACGTGTCGAACACCAACAACGGCGCCGTCTTCAGCGCCAAGGAACTGGCCAAGCTGCCGGTTCAGACCAACCTGACCTCCATCGTCCTGCTGGCGCCGAACACGACCCGTGCCGACGCAGCCTACGGCGGCGCCTCCTTCGGTGGTGGCGGCGCTTCGGAAAACGCGTTCTACATGAACGGTTTCCCCATCACCAACCCCCTGTCCCAGCTGGGCTCGATGGAACTGCCCTTCGGCGCCATCCAGCAGGCGTCCGTGCTGACCGGCGGCTTCGGCGCTGAATTCGGCCGTTCGATCGGCGGCGTGATGAGCGTGACCACCAAGAGCGGTACCAACAACTGGGAAGCCGGCGCGATGTACAGCATCGAGCCGAACAGCATGCGCGCCAGCCGCCGCAACATTTACTATGCCAACACTGGCGATCCTGCCAATGCCGGCACCGACGGCAAGCTGCACTTCCGCCGCGACCTGGACGAGATCAACGTGCACCAGTACGGCGCCTACGTGGGCGGCCCGATCATCAAGGACAAGCTGTTCATGTTCTTCGCTGCCGAGCAGCTGATCACCAAGAACGCGAACCTGCAGATGGGCAGCGACGCGACCACCATCGAGCGCGATGGCTGGCGCAACCGCCGCTCGCTGGAAAGCCGCTGGGTTGGCAAGATCGACTTCAACCTGACCGACGACCACCGCTTCGAGTTCACCTCCGCCGGCAACGACTGGCGCGAGCGCATCCAGCGTTCCGGCTTCACCCTGGACGGCACCGACAAGGCCGCCGCCCTGGCCAGCCTGAGCGGCAAGCCGAACGGCGTGCTGTACTCCTCCCTGACCACCCGCAACCCAGGCCCGCTGGACACCAACCCCGGCATCCCTGGCGCCAAGGTCAACGCGCTGAAGTACACCGGCCAGCTGACCGACGACCTGGTGCTGACCGCCATGTACGGCACCCTGAAGTCCGAGCGTGGCGTGAGCTACGAAAAAGGCTTCAGCGGCAGCACCGTGCCGCCGGACGTGACCGTTCCTTCCGTGTCGAACCGCGTGCCTGAGCTGAACGCCCAGGGCCTGTACAAGCAGATGAACCCGTTCCCGGGCAACGTGAGCACCCCAGGCCAGGACGAAGTGAAGTCCTTCCGCCTGGACGTGGAATGGAAGCTGAACAACCACACCGTCCGTGCCGGTCTGGACTCGAACGACATCGAGATCGACGGCGCAGGCCGTGTGACCTCCGGCGGCTCGCGCTGGACCTACCGCAAAGTGGCGGCGGGCAGCGAATTCAAGCCGGTCAACCTGTCCTCCGGCCGTCCGGCCATCGTGGGTAACTTCGGCGGCTTCGGCACCCGCGGCTACTACGCCCGCCAGCGCGTGTTCAGCTCGATCACCGATGCATCGGCAGAACAGACCGCGCAGTACATCGAAGACCGCTGGCAAGCCACCAAGAACCTGCTGGTGACCGTGGGCCTGCGTAATGAAGAGTACAGCAACACCACCGGCGACGGCGACAAGTTCATCGACATGAAGCACCAGATCGCTCCGCGCTTCTCGGCTTCGTGGGACGTGAACGGCGACTCCTCGCTGAAGGTGTACGGTAGCGCCGGCCGCTACCACCTGCAGCTGCCGGCACAGGTGGCTGCCCGCGCGGCCTCCCGCTCCACGCTGACGGACCAGGACTTCACCTACACGGGTATCGATCCGCTGACCGGCGCTCCGACCGGCCTGACCCCGATCAACACCCCGGCATCGCCTGACGGTGAAACCGGCACCAAGAAGAACCCGCGCTCCGTCGTGGCCCAGGACCTGAAGCCGAACTACCAGGACGAACTGACCCTGGGCTTCGAGAAGGCCTTCAGCCCCGACCTGAACGTTGGCGCCAAGGTGACCTACCGCAAGCTGGGCGCCGGTATCGACGACAGCTGCGACACCCGTCCGCTGTACGACTATGCCGTCAAGCATGGCATCGAAGTGCACAGCAAGGACTTCATCAACTGCTACATCTTCAACCCGGGTGAAGATGTGGATCTGTGGATCGACGGCCATGATGCACTGGGCAACCCGATCGTGACCGGCAAGGGCGTCGTGGCGCACTTCACGGCCGCTGAACTGGGCTTCCCGAAAGCGAAGCGTACCTACAGCGCCCTGGACCTGTTCGCCGAACACCCGCTGCGCAACGGCTGGTACGGCCGCGTGAACTACACCTGGTCGCGCAGCAAAGGCAATATGGAAGGCCAGACCCGTTCCGACACCGGCCAGGCCGACGTCGGCACCTCGGCAGGCTGGGACTTCCCCGAGTTCGCCGCCTACACCGACGGCCTGCTGCCGAACGACCGCAAGCATCAGCTGAAGCTGTTCGGCTTCTACCAGCTGACGCCTGAACTGTCGCTGGGCGGTAACGCCGTGCTGCAGTCCGGCCGTCCGAAGGTCTGCCTGGGCACCAACGTCGACGCCGAAAACGGCGAGCTGTTCGGCGATCTGGGCCACGAGTACGGCGGTCCCGGCTACGGTGCAGAGTACTTCTGGTGCGGCGGCAAGCCGGCGCCACGCGGTACCCTGGGCCGCCTGCCGATGGAGAAGCGTCTGGACCTGAACCTGACCTACGCCCCGAACTACGTGAAGGGCCTGGCACTGAAGGTGGACGTGTTCAACGTGTTCAACTCGCAGCGCGTGGTGGCACGTCAGGAGACCTACGACGACGGCTCCGGCGAAACCATCCAGGCGAACTACGGCGAACCGCGCACCTTCCAGGCTGCCCGTTCCGTCAAGCTGTCCGTGGAATACAACCACAAGTTCTGA
- a CDS encoding sel1 repeat family protein, producing the protein MKALIACLALAFSCQAIANELAEANRLLENKAYPQALALYSKLANAGNAEAQFHLGEMYWYGEAGKIDLEQARSWFGKAAAAGSKEAADALDIMQKREVRRKDIDYWVSGYQGEDLKNGRFDCARPELPPVSKDNEQIAQVEKSYAAWQACYNGFVENLNDALPPGKRIPADISRLMNQIEYDQAIAHLDKIYSTLSQQSAQAAQAVMAGYQDWRKATQAYVAARNEETKANTELTMLQLRQANAAMDAGRGMGKAKPGK; encoded by the coding sequence ATGAAAGCACTTATCGCATGCCTGGCCCTGGCCTTCAGCTGCCAGGCCATAGCCAACGAACTGGCGGAAGCGAACCGCCTGCTGGAGAACAAGGCTTATCCGCAGGCCCTGGCGCTGTATAGCAAGCTGGCCAATGCGGGCAATGCCGAAGCCCAGTTCCACCTGGGGGAGATGTACTGGTACGGCGAGGCGGGCAAGATCGACCTGGAGCAGGCGCGCAGCTGGTTCGGCAAGGCGGCCGCGGCGGGCAGCAAGGAAGCGGCGGATGCCCTGGACATCATGCAGAAGCGCGAGGTGCGCCGCAAGGATATCGACTACTGGGTCAGCGGCTACCAGGGCGAGGACCTGAAGAACGGGCGTTTCGACTGCGCGCGCCCGGAACTGCCGCCGGTCTCGAAGGACAACGAGCAGATCGCCCAGGTGGAGAAGTCCTATGCCGCCTGGCAGGCCTGCTACAACGGCTTCGTGGAGAACCTGAACGACGCCCTGCCGCCCGGCAAGCGCATTCCGGCCGATATCTCGCGCCTGATGAACCAGATCGAGTACGACCAGGCCATAGCGCACCTGGACAAGATTTACTCCACGCTGTCGCAGCAATCGGCCCAGGCCGCCCAGGCCGTCATGGCCGGCTACCAGGACTGGCGCAAGGCGACCCAGGCCTACGTGGCCGCGCGCAATGAGGAAACAAAGGCCAATACGGAACTGACCATGCTGCAGCTGCGCCAGGCCAACGCCGCGATGGACGCCGGCCGCGGCATGGGCAAGGCCAAGCCCGGCAAGTAA
- a CDS encoding 16S rRNA (uracil(1498)-N(3))-methyltransferase, which translates to MPRFYLAQPLAVGQTVELPPEVAHHVHVLRLAPGDALTLFNGEGGEYTAVLAGVQKRQASAEVKTFSPRDSELPFALTLAQALPEGTKMDWIIEKAVELGVAGLQPLAAQRCVVRLSAERAEKKLEHWRGIAVSAAEQSGRNRLLQLAEPARFGEWIAQQDLHRRIILSPRASESLGSWARHQPPQALAIMVGPEGGFSAEEEAEALRHGALPLAMGPRILRTETAGLAAAAMLAALWGEG; encoded by the coding sequence ATGCCCCGTTTCTACCTCGCCCAGCCGCTTGCCGTCGGCCAGACCGTCGAACTGCCGCCGGAAGTGGCCCACCATGTGCACGTGCTGCGCCTGGCGCCGGGCGACGCCCTCACCCTTTTCAACGGCGAAGGCGGGGAATACACGGCCGTGCTGGCGGGCGTGCAGAAGCGGCAGGCCAGCGCCGAAGTGAAGACCTTCAGCCCGCGCGACAGCGAGCTGCCCTTCGCCCTCACCCTGGCCCAGGCGCTGCCGGAAGGCACGAAGATGGACTGGATCATCGAGAAGGCGGTGGAGCTGGGCGTGGCCGGACTGCAGCCCCTGGCGGCCCAGCGCTGCGTGGTGCGCCTCTCGGCCGAGCGCGCGGAGAAGAAACTGGAGCACTGGCGCGGCATCGCCGTGTCCGCCGCCGAGCAAAGCGGGCGCAACCGCCTGCTGCAGCTGGCCGAACCGGCCCGCTTTGGCGAGTGGATCGCCCAGCAGGACCTGCACCGGCGCATCATCCTGAGCCCGCGCGCCAGCGAATCGCTGGGCAGCTGGGCGCGCCACCAGCCGCCCCAGGCCCTGGCCATCATGGTCGGTCCGGAAGGCGGCTTCAGCGCCGAGGAGGAGGCCGAGGCCTTGCGCCATGGCGCCCTCCCCCTGGCCATGGGGCCGCGCATCCTGCGCACCGAAACGGCGGGCCTGGCGGCGGCGGCCATGCTGGCCGCCCTGTGGGGCGAAGGCTAG
- the tkt gene encoding transketolase → MKSTHTQMANAIRALAMDAVQKANSGHPGMPMGMAEIAVALWGGHHRHNPANPKWINRDRFLLSNGHGSMLHYALLHLSGYDVSMDDLRNFRQLHSKTPGHPEVDITPGVETTTGPLGQGIANAVGMALAEWLLATEFNKPGHDVVDHYTYAFLGDGCLMEGISHEVCSLAGTLGLKKLIALYDDNGISIDGKVEGWFTDDTPKRFESYGWNVIPAVDGHDVAAVSAAIEAAKKSDKPTLICCKTIIGKGSPNLQGGDKVHGAALGEKEIAAVREYISWGHAPFMIPDDVASAWSFKAQGLKHETEWNEKFAAYEKAFPQEAAELKRRMNGELPGNFEATLQAAIAACVEKKETIATRKASQNAIQALAPVLPEFLGGSADLTGSNLTNWKESVNVRSGKPGNHINYGVREFGMSAIMNGVALHGGYIPFGATFLTFSDYSRNALRMAALMKQRSIFVFTHDSIGLGEDGPTHQSVEHVSSLRLIPNLDNWRPCDTVESMVAWGEAVKRRNGPSTLIFSRQNLPFQERSAAAIADIAKGGYVLADEAGAKAVLIATGSEIELAMGAAAALKSEGIPVRVVSMPSTDVFDRQDAAYKASVLGKGLPRVAIEAGVTDFWYKYVGLEGAVVGIDTFGESAPAGVLFKHFGFTVENVVAQVKSVLA, encoded by the coding sequence ATGAAATCGACCCACACTCAGATGGCCAACGCGATCCGCGCGCTGGCAATGGATGCAGTTCAGAAAGCAAACTCCGGCCACCCCGGCATGCCCATGGGCATGGCCGAGATCGCCGTCGCCCTGTGGGGCGGCCACCACCGCCACAACCCGGCCAATCCGAAATGGATCAACCGCGACCGCTTCCTGCTCTCCAACGGCCACGGCTCGATGCTGCACTACGCGCTGCTGCACCTGTCCGGCTACGACGTGTCGATGGACGACCTGCGCAACTTCCGCCAGCTGCACTCCAAGACCCCGGGCCACCCGGAAGTGGACATCACGCCGGGCGTGGAAACGACCACCGGCCCCCTGGGCCAGGGCATCGCCAATGCCGTGGGCATGGCGCTGGCCGAATGGCTGCTGGCCACCGAATTCAACAAGCCGGGCCACGACGTGGTGGACCACTACACCTACGCCTTCCTGGGCGACGGCTGCCTGATGGAAGGCATCTCGCACGAGGTGTGCTCGCTGGCCGGCACCCTGGGCCTGAAGAAGCTGATCGCCCTGTACGACGACAACGGCATCTCCATCGACGGCAAGGTGGAAGGCTGGTTCACCGACGATACGCCCAAGCGCTTCGAATCCTACGGCTGGAACGTGATTCCCGCTGTCGATGGCCATGACGTGGCCGCCGTATCGGCCGCCATCGAGGCCGCGAAAAAATCCGACAAGCCGACCCTGATCTGCTGCAAGACCATCATCGGCAAGGGCTCGCCCAACCTGCAGGGCGGCGACAAGGTGCACGGCGCCGCGCTGGGCGAGAAGGAAATCGCGGCGGTGCGCGAGTACATCAGCTGGGGCCACGCGCCCTTCATGATTCCCGACGACGTGGCCAGCGCCTGGAGCTTCAAGGCCCAGGGCCTGAAGCACGAGACCGAGTGGAACGAGAAGTTCGCCGCCTACGAGAAGGCCTTCCCGCAGGAAGCCGCGGAACTGAAGCGCCGCATGAACGGCGAGCTGCCGGGCAACTTCGAGGCGACCCTGCAGGCCGCCATCGCCGCCTGCGTGGAGAAGAAGGAAACCATCGCCACCCGCAAGGCCTCGCAGAACGCGATCCAGGCCCTGGCGCCCGTGCTGCCGGAATTCCTGGGCGGCTCGGCCGACCTGACCGGCTCGAACCTGACCAACTGGAAGGAATCGGTGAATGTGCGCTCGGGCAAGCCGGGCAATCACATCAACTACGGCGTGCGCGAATTCGGCATGAGCGCCATCATGAACGGCGTGGCCCTGCACGGCGGCTACATCCCCTTCGGCGCCACCTTCCTCACCTTCTCGGACTACAGCCGCAATGCCCTGCGCATGGCCGCCCTGATGAAGCAGCGCTCGATCTTCGTGTTCACCCACGACTCCATCGGCCTGGGCGAAGACGGCCCGACCCACCAGTCGGTGGAGCACGTATCGTCCCTGCGCCTGATCCCGAACCTGGACAACTGGCGTCCCTGCGACACGGTGGAATCCATGGTGGCCTGGGGCGAGGCGGTCAAGCGCCGGAACGGCCCCTCGACCCTGATCTTCTCGCGCCAGAACCTGCCCTTCCAGGAGCGCAGCGCGGCGGCCATCGCCGATATCGCCAAGGGCGGCTATGTGCTGGCCGACGAGGCGGGCGCAAAGGCCGTGCTGATCGCCACCGGCTCGGAGATCGAGCTGGCCATGGGCGCGGCGGCGGCGCTGAAGAGCGAAGGAATCCCGGTCCGCGTGGTGTCGATGCCTTCGACCGACGTGTTCGACCGCCAGGACGCAGCCTACAAGGCCAGCGTGCTGGGCAAAGGCCTGCCACGCGTGGCCATCGAAGCCGGCGTGACGGATTTCTGGTACAAATACGTTGGTCTGGAAGGCGCTGTGGTCGGCATCGATACCTTCGGTGAGTCGGCCCCGGCAGGCGTGCTGTTCAAGCATTTCGGCTTCACGGTGGAGAACGTGGTGGCCCAAGTCAAGTCTGTGCTTGCATAA
- the gap gene encoding type I glyceraldehyde-3-phosphate dehydrogenase: MTIKVAINGYGRIGRNVLRAFYEGGKKQDIQIVAINDLGNAQSNAHLTRYDTAHGKFPGTVEVDGENMIVNGDKIRVFAQRNPAEIPWGELGVDVVLECTGFFTTKEKASAHLKGGAKKVIISAPGGKDVDATIVFGVNQNVLKASDTVISNASCTTNCLAPLVKPLHDAIGLETGLMTTVHAYTNDQVLTDVMHEDLRRARSATQSMIPTKTGAAAAVGLVLPELNGKLDGYAIRVPTINVSIVDLSFIAKRDTTVDEVNALMKQASEGALKGILTYNTEPLVSVDFNHNPASSNFDATLTKVSGRLVKVSSWYDNEWGFSNRMLDTTVALMNAK; the protein is encoded by the coding sequence ATGACGATCAAGGTAGCAATCAACGGTTATGGCCGCATCGGCCGCAATGTGCTGCGCGCCTTCTACGAAGGCGGCAAGAAGCAGGACATCCAGATCGTGGCGATCAACGACCTGGGCAATGCGCAGTCGAACGCGCACCTGACCCGCTACGACACGGCCCACGGCAAGTTCCCCGGCACCGTGGAGGTGGACGGCGAGAACATGATCGTGAACGGCGACAAGATCCGCGTGTTCGCGCAGCGCAATCCGGCCGAAATCCCATGGGGCGAGCTGGGCGTGGACGTGGTGCTGGAATGCACCGGCTTCTTCACCACCAAGGAAAAGGCTTCGGCCCACCTGAAGGGCGGCGCCAAGAAGGTGATCATCTCCGCGCCGGGCGGCAAGGACGTGGACGCCACCATCGTCTTCGGCGTGAACCAGAACGTGCTGAAGGCCTCGGACACCGTGATCTCGAACGCCTCCTGCACCACCAACTGCCTGGCTCCGCTGGTCAAGCCCCTGCACGACGCCATCGGCCTGGAAACCGGCCTCATGACCACCGTGCACGCCTACACCAACGACCAGGTGCTGACCGACGTGATGCACGAAGACCTGCGCCGCGCCCGTTCCGCCACCCAGTCCATGATCCCGACCAAGACCGGCGCCGCCGCGGCCGTGGGCCTGGTGCTGCCGGAGCTGAACGGCAAGCTGGACGGCTACGCCATCCGCGTGCCGACCATCAACGTGTCCATCGTGGACTTGTCCTTCATCGCCAAGCGCGACACCACGGTCGACGAAGTGAACGCCCTGATGAAGCAGGCTTCCGAAGGCGCCCTGAAAGGCATCCTGACCTACAACACGGAGCCGCTGGTGTCCGTGGACTTCAACCACAACCCGGCCTCGTCGAACTTCGACGCCACCCTGACCAAGGTGTCGGGCCGCCTGGTGAAGGTCTCGTCCTGGTACGACAACGAGTGGGGCTTCAGCAACCGCATGCTGGACACCACCGTGGCCCTGATGAACGCCAAGTAA